The following proteins are co-located in the Microvirga ossetica genome:
- a CDS encoding catalase family protein, producing the protein MPPPSPVRYDPSVETLHPQEAEIGASILDSMRKVREKTFEDYGHAVRSVHAKSHGVLKGKLHVPPGLPPVLAQGLFARPGTYPVVMRLSTTPGDILDDSISTPRGVSIKVSDVEGERLPGSEGATTQDFVLVNGPAFQSSPKTFAQNLKLLEKTTDRLDRTKKVVSTVSRGLESLIEAFGGESAKLKALGGHPETHILGETFFSQAPIRYGDYIAKVSVAPVSLELKELKDAPLDLKGKPDGIREAVVDFFHRHGGEWEIRVQLCTDLETMPVEDASVLWPEEESPYISVGRITIAPQEAWSEDKVAAIDEGLSFSPWHGLAAHRPLGVIMRLRRKAYEASAAFRAAHNGHVIEEPKTLDAIPV; encoded by the coding sequence CTGCCGCCCCCCTCGCCCGTCCGCTACGATCCCTCGGTCGAGACGCTCCATCCGCAGGAGGCGGAGATCGGGGCGAGCATCCTCGATTCCATGCGCAAGGTCCGGGAGAAGACGTTTGAGGATTACGGCCACGCCGTGCGCAGCGTCCACGCCAAGAGCCACGGCGTTCTCAAAGGCAAGCTCCATGTCCCCCCTGGCCTGCCGCCGGTTCTGGCCCAGGGGCTCTTCGCGAGGCCAGGCACGTATCCGGTCGTCATGAGGCTCTCCACGACGCCCGGCGACATTCTCGACGACAGCATTTCCACCCCGCGCGGCGTGTCGATCAAGGTCTCCGACGTCGAAGGTGAGCGCCTGCCCGGCTCGGAGGGCGCCACGACCCAGGATTTCGTGCTGGTGAACGGGCCTGCCTTCCAGTCGAGCCCCAAAACCTTCGCGCAGAACCTGAAGCTTCTCGAAAAGACCACCGACCGGCTCGATCGCACCAAGAAGGTCGTCTCGACGGTCTCCCGCGGCCTGGAGAGCCTGATAGAGGCCTTCGGCGGAGAGAGCGCGAAGCTGAAGGCGCTGGGCGGGCACCCGGAAACGCATATCCTTGGCGAGACCTTCTTTTCCCAGGCTCCCATCCGCTATGGCGATTACATCGCGAAGGTCTCGGTCGCTCCGGTGAGCTTGGAGTTGAAGGAGCTCAAGGACGCGCCCCTCGACCTGAAGGGCAAGCCCGACGGCATCCGCGAGGCGGTGGTCGATTTCTTTCACCGGCACGGGGGCGAATGGGAGATCCGGGTCCAGCTCTGCACCGATCTCGAAACCATGCCGGTAGAGGATGCCTCCGTCTTGTGGCCTGAGGAGGAGAGTCCCTATATTTCCGTGGGTCGCATCACGATTGCGCCTCAGGAGGCATGGAGCGAGGACAAAGTTGCCGCCATCGACGAAGGCCTGTCCTTCAGTCCCTGGCATGGCCTTGCCGCGCATCGACCCCTGGGCGTGATCATGCGTCTGCGCCGGAAGGCTTACGAGGCTTCCGCCGCGTTCAGAGCGGCCCATAACGGGCACGTGATCGAGGAGCCGAAGACGCTGGATGCGATTCCGGTGTAG
- the msrB gene encoding peptide-methionine (R)-S-oxide reductase MsrB — MAPSPVDDKRRSKAGFDLNPPSPEQLHALVANLDDEERRVLLEHGTERPFCGIFNEAKEKGTYCCRLCGLPLFNAGTKFESGTGWPSFFDPIDRDHIAFVRDTSYGMVRIEIRCARCDGHLGHVFNDGPPPTGERYCMNSVSLRFVAEGDPLPDELGRGAPEGEAVG, encoded by the coding sequence ATGGCCCCCTCCCCCGTGGACGACAAGCGGCGCTCGAAAGCCGGTTTCGACCTCAACCCGCCAAGCCCCGAGCAACTGCACGCCCTCGTCGCCAATCTCGACGACGAGGAGCGCCGCGTACTGCTCGAGCACGGCACGGAGCGGCCGTTCTGCGGCATCTTCAACGAGGCCAAGGAGAAGGGCACCTATTGCTGCCGCCTCTGCGGGCTGCCCCTGTTCAATGCGGGCACCAAGTTCGAGTCCGGCACCGGCTGGCCGAGCTTCTTCGACCCCATCGACCGCGATCATATCGCCTTCGTGCGCGACACCAGCTACGGCATGGTGCGCATTGAGATCCGCTGCGCCCGCTGCGATGGCCATCTCGGCCATGTGTTCAACGACGGCCCGCCCCCGACCGGCGAGCGCTACTGCATGAACTCCGTCTCCCTGCGCTTCGTCGCCGAGGGCGATCCGCTGCCGGACGAGTTGGGACGAGGGGCGCCGGAGGGTGAAGCGGTAGGCTGA
- a CDS encoding DUF3095 domain-containing protein, translated as MDAKRPETGSREEADFYDRLPVFDHFSQLTDPELYMPAPDDWVLGLSDIVRSTAAIAEGRYKEVNTAAASVIAAVSNTLGTSEFPFVFGGDGASFALPASQSDVAREVLAAVAAWVRDSFDFELRVALIPVSEIRAQGHDVRIARFAASPDVSYAMFSGGGLAYAERRMKEGAFAIPPAPPGTLPDLSGLTCRFDEITPQRGVILSLIILPNAEANSEAFNALVNQVLALAEGHEAGRPVPDDGPPVPSPFKGFAIEAKTVRKNGPGLGRLAEMAFMRVVAFLVFRFGLTVGRFDPARYRHQLVQNTDFRKFDDGLRMTLDCTPALADRLEALVQDAEQKGIARSGLHRQDAALMTCFVPSPTRADHIHFVDGAMGGYAMAARALKPVA; from the coding sequence ATGGACGCCAAGAGACCCGAGACGGGCAGCAGGGAGGAAGCGGACTTTTACGACCGCCTGCCCGTCTTCGATCATTTTTCCCAGCTGACCGATCCCGAGCTCTACATGCCCGCTCCGGACGATTGGGTGCTGGGCTTGAGCGACATCGTGCGCTCGACCGCCGCCATCGCCGAAGGGCGTTATAAGGAGGTCAACACGGCGGCGGCCTCCGTCATCGCGGCCGTTTCCAACACGCTCGGCACGAGCGAGTTTCCCTTCGTGTTCGGCGGGGATGGGGCGAGCTTCGCCCTGCCGGCCTCGCAATCCGATGTGGCGCGGGAGGTCCTCGCGGCGGTAGCGGCCTGGGTGCGGGACTCGTTCGACTTCGAGCTGCGCGTTGCGCTCATTCCGGTCTCCGAGATCCGGGCGCAGGGCCACGATGTGCGCATCGCCCGCTTCGCCGCCTCGCCGGACGTGTCCTACGCCATGTTCTCCGGCGGCGGCCTCGCCTATGCAGAGCGGCGGATGAAGGAAGGCGCCTTCGCCATCCCGCCGGCGCCGCCGGGGACCCTGCCCGACCTCTCCGGCCTCACCTGCCGCTTCGACGAAATCACGCCGCAGCGAGGGGTCATTCTGTCCCTGATCATCCTGCCCAACGCCGAAGCCAACTCAGAGGCCTTCAACGCCCTCGTCAACCAGGTTCTGGCCCTGGCTGAAGGTCATGAAGCCGGGCGCCCCGTCCCTGATGACGGGCCGCCCGTGCCCTCGCCGTTCAAGGGCTTCGCCATCGAGGCCAAGACCGTCCGGAAGAACGGGCCGGGTCTCGGTAGGCTCGCGGAGATGGCGTTCATGCGCGTCGTCGCCTTCCTGGTCTTCCGGTTCGGCCTGACGGTCGGCCGGTTCGATCCGGCCCGCTACCGGCACCAGCTCGTCCAGAACACCGACTTCCGCAAATTCGACGATGGCCTGCGCATGACGCTCGACTGCACTCCCGCCCTCGCCGACCGGCTGGAGGCGCTGGTGCAGGACGCTGAGCAGAAAGGGATCGCGCGCTCCGGACTGCACCGGCAGGACGCCGCCCTCATGACCTGCTTCGTGCCCTCGCCCACCCGGGCCGACCACATCCATTTCGTCGACGGCGCCATGGGCGGCTACGCCATGGCCGCACGGGCGCTGAAGCCGGTGGCGTGA
- a CDS encoding bifunctional riboflavin kinase/FAD synthetase, with the protein MHPPFAICRDGEPVPESLEGALAAIGNFDGVHRGHQHLLKMTLDSGRPAAVVTFEPHPRTFFQPDRPLFRLTPEPVKLKIFSRLGLAGVFQRRFNGSLAALTAAGFVDLLAHDLRLSGVVIGHDFHFGRSREGNPARMAELCRERGLDCLVAPAIVEGTEPVSSSAIRSALEAGDIAAANRLLGFRWFVQAEVRHGDKRGRVLGYPTANMRLASDCRLRHGIYAVRASVGGRPVDGVANFGRRPTFDNGAPLLEVHLFDFAGDLYGQTLDVEFIGWIRGEERFDSVEALIAQMDRDSVKAKRMLAEDKTVSMIG; encoded by the coding sequence ATGCACCCACCGTTCGCGATCTGCCGCGATGGCGAGCCCGTGCCCGAGAGCCTCGAGGGAGCGCTCGCCGCCATCGGCAATTTCGACGGCGTGCATCGCGGGCATCAGCATCTTCTCAAGATGACACTGGACTCGGGCCGTCCGGCCGCCGTCGTCACGTTCGAGCCGCATCCGCGCACCTTCTTCCAGCCCGACAGGCCGCTGTTCCGCCTCACGCCGGAGCCCGTCAAGCTCAAGATCTTCTCGCGGCTTGGGCTTGCGGGCGTTTTCCAGCGCCGGTTCAACGGCAGCCTCGCCGCGCTGACGGCTGCCGGCTTCGTGGACCTGCTGGCACATGATCTGCGCCTCTCCGGCGTGGTGATCGGCCACGACTTCCATTTCGGCCGCAGCCGCGAGGGCAATCCGGCCCGCATGGCCGAGCTCTGCCGCGAGCGGGGGCTCGACTGCCTCGTTGCGCCGGCCATCGTCGAGGGAACGGAGCCGGTGTCTTCGAGCGCGATCCGGTCGGCCCTGGAGGCGGGCGACATCGCCGCGGCCAACCGGCTTCTCGGCTTTCGCTGGTTCGTGCAGGCGGAAGTCCGCCATGGCGACAAGCGCGGCCGGGTGCTCGGCTATCCCACGGCCAATATGCGCTTAGCCAGCGATTGCCGTCTCCGGCACGGCATCTACGCGGTCAGGGCGTCCGTGGGCGGCAGGCCGGTCGACGGCGTCGCGAATTTCGGCCGGCGGCCCACCTTCGACAACGGCGCGCCGCTGCTCGAAGTGCATCTCTTCGACTTCGCCGGCGATCTCTACGGGCAGACATTGGATGTGGAATTCATCGGCTGGATCCGCGGCGAGGAACGCTTCGACAGCGTCGAGGCACTGATCGCGCAGATGGATCGAGACTCGGTCAAGGCGAAGAGGATGCTTGCCGAAGATAAGACGGTTTCGATGATCGGCTGA
- a CDS encoding TIGR01459 family HAD-type hydrolase → MTALSRPVHVEGLQSLAERYDLVLCDVWGVLHNGVKAYEAASDTLTRFRAKGGQVVLVSNAPRPGASVGTQLDGFGVPRSAYDAIVTSGDLTRLAIEERIRQIVHHIGPPRDMPIYDGLDVRFGSIDEADYVVCSGFDDDENETVENYRARLEAMRRRNLLMVCANPDLIVERGHMILPCAGTIGLAYEEMGGEVLYAGKPHAPVYDRALAVAADIAGHPIPKDRVLAVGDAIRTDIAGAAGYGIDSLMIARGIHSEELGLHKGDLVSDNVQDWVDRQPVRPTAFTEVLSW, encoded by the coding sequence ATGACCGCTTTGTCCCGCCCCGTTCACGTCGAGGGCCTGCAATCTCTCGCCGAACGCTACGATCTTGTCCTCTGCGACGTCTGGGGCGTGCTGCACAACGGCGTCAAAGCCTATGAGGCGGCAAGCGACACCCTGACCCGCTTCCGCGCCAAGGGCGGGCAGGTGGTCCTCGTCTCCAACGCGCCGCGCCCCGGCGCTTCGGTCGGAACGCAGCTCGACGGTTTCGGTGTGCCGCGCTCGGCCTATGATGCCATCGTCACCTCCGGCGACCTGACCCGGCTCGCCATCGAGGAGCGCATCCGGCAGATCGTCCATCACATCGGCCCGCCCCGCGACATGCCGATCTACGATGGGCTCGACGTGCGCTTCGGCTCGATTGACGAGGCCGATTACGTGGTCTGCTCCGGCTTCGACGACGACGAGAACGAGACCGTCGAGAATTACCGGGCGCGGCTCGAGGCCATGCGCCGGCGCAATCTCCTGATGGTCTGCGCCAATCCCGACCTCATCGTCGAGCGCGGCCACATGATCCTGCCCTGCGCCGGCACTATCGGTCTCGCCTACGAGGAGATGGGCGGCGAGGTTCTCTATGCGGGAAAGCCGCATGCCCCGGTCTATGACAGGGCGCTTGCGGTAGCCGCCGACATCGCAGGCCATCCGATCCCGAAGGACAGGGTGCTCGCCGTCGGCGATGCGATCCGTACCGATATCGCCGGCGCCGCGGGCTACGGCATCGATTCCCTGATGATCGCACGCGGCATCCATTCCGAGGAGCTGGGTCTGCACAAGGGCGATCTCGTCTCGGACAACGTGCAGGATTGGGTCGACCGTCAGCCGGTCCGGCCGACGGCTTTTACGGAAGTGCTGTCCTGGTAG
- a CDS encoding EAL domain-containing protein, which translates to MVTTNNKIPVSRDRKATLFAFAPAVLTAAAPTYLPIDAGLVMPLLGLLSLTVVFGLAVLWRQSEAGRQILSAQLPGTAANQATPLILRKPVRAEGPASLLRDLARTAGEQDGVGTGASTVFGPRLALVHQVPPARFPEPSLLPSMRRPSAEEAGCVRLVLQAFEADRIELHLQPIVSLPHTKIRFYEALARLRLADGTLLGPSEFLHILECAGRASAFDRRIVTRAMALARHLVERGSEAIVGVNLTAQSIAEPGFLWSLAGLIDADPDILGKIVLELPQHSWRHLDADHRAALAALRERGVPFSLDRAADLRFDAEALADLGLRFMKLPADLMIEAAERADGRYAGPELDVRDFASTLRRQGIRLIAERVDRDEMVPALCDLGVPLAQGFVFAAPRPVRPEIFGELPQPFSLDEEPMRLRRAG; encoded by the coding sequence ATGGTGACGACCAACAACAAGATTCCAGTCTCGAGAGACAGGAAGGCGACATTGTTCGCCTTCGCACCGGCCGTCCTGACGGCGGCCGCACCGACCTATCTTCCAATCGATGCCGGCCTCGTCATGCCGTTGCTCGGCTTGCTGTCTTTGACCGTCGTCTTCGGTCTTGCCGTCCTGTGGCGGCAGTCGGAAGCGGGGCGGCAGATCCTCTCAGCGCAGCTGCCCGGGACGGCAGCGAACCAGGCGACTCCGCTGATCCTGCGCAAGCCCGTGCGGGCGGAGGGACCGGCTAGCCTCCTGCGGGACCTCGCCAGGACCGCCGGGGAACAGGATGGCGTCGGGACCGGCGCTTCGACGGTGTTTGGACCGAGGCTCGCCCTTGTGCACCAGGTGCCGCCGGCACGCTTTCCCGAGCCGTCCCTGCTGCCGTCGATGCGCCGGCCCTCGGCCGAGGAGGCCGGCTGCGTGCGTCTCGTTCTCCAGGCCTTCGAGGCCGACCGGATCGAACTGCATCTCCAACCCATCGTCTCGCTGCCGCACACCAAGATCCGCTTCTACGAGGCCCTGGCCCGGCTGCGTCTCGCGGACGGGACCCTGCTCGGGCCCTCGGAGTTCCTGCACATCCTTGAATGTGCGGGCCGCGCATCGGCTTTCGACCGGCGGATCGTGACCCGCGCCATGGCGCTGGCGCGCCATCTCGTGGAGCGGGGCAGCGAGGCCATCGTCGGCGTGAACCTCACCGCTCAATCCATCGCCGAGCCAGGCTTCCTGTGGTCGCTCGCAGGCCTGATCGATGCCGATCCGGACATTCTCGGCAAGATCGTCCTGGAGCTTCCCCAGCACAGCTGGCGGCATCTCGATGCCGATCACCGGGCGGCCCTTGCGGCCCTGCGCGAGCGGGGCGTGCCGTTCTCCCTCGACCGCGCCGCCGATCTGCGCTTCGACGCCGAGGCGCTGGCGGATCTCGGCCTGCGCTTCATGAAGCTGCCCGCCGATCTCATGATCGAGGCCGCCGAGCGGGCGGACGGGCGTTATGCCGGTCCGGAACTCGACGTGCGCGACTTTGCCTCGACCCTGCGGCGTCAGGGCATTCGGCTGATCGCCGAACGGGTCGATCGCGACGAGATGGTGCCGGCCCTCTGCGATCTCGGCGTGCCGCTCGCGCAGGGCTTCGTCTTCGCCGCTCCGCGCCCTGTCAGGCCGGAGATTTTCGGCGAGCTGCCGCAGCCCTTCAGCCTGGACGAGGAACCGATGCGGCTGCGCCGCGCCGGTTGA
- a CDS encoding heavy-metal-associated domain-containing protein → MEEPRKDLLMQVDGMTCDGCVASVTKAIRRLDPAATVEVDLEHGRVHVTTCAQSVEVAQVLDAAGYEARAMTG, encoded by the coding sequence ATGGAAGAACCCCGTAAGGACCTGCTGATGCAGGTCGATGGCATGACCTGCGACGGCTGCGTCGCCTCGGTCACCAAGGCGATCCGGCGCCTGGATCCCGCCGCCACGGTCGAGGTGGACCTGGAACACGGACGCGTTCATGTCACCACCTGCGCCCAGAGCGTCGAGGTGGCCCAGGTGCTGGATGCCGCCGGCTACGAGGCCCGCGCGATGACCGGCTAG
- a CDS encoding aspartate aminotransferase family protein has translation MTAQTSRAANDLSAPNDLEAWWLPFTANRSFKQHPRMIARAKGMYYYTPDGREVIDGAAGLWCCNAGHNRDEITAAIQAQAQELDYSPAFQFGHAGGFTLASRLAQLAPGDLNHVFFCNSGSEAVDTALKVALAYWNVKGQGSKTRLIGRERGYHGVGFGGISVGGIVKNRQFFGSLLAGVDHLPHTYNRAEQAFSRGEPEWGAHLADELERIVTLHDASTIAAVIVEPMSGSTGVLAPPKGYLQRLRQLCDKHNILLIFDEVITGFGRLGTAFAAERYGVVPDMITFAKGVNSGTVPMGGVLVREGLYDAFMNGPEHVIELFHGYTYSGHPLACAAALASQDIYRDEKLFERAKTLEPVWADAIHSLKGLPNVLDIRTIGLVGAIDLASRPDAVGKRAFEAMDRGFQEFGLMVRITGDTIALSPPLIVTEEQIGEIVDKLTKVIKAVA, from the coding sequence ATGACTGCCCAGACGTCCAGAGCCGCCAACGATCTTTCCGCGCCCAACGATCTGGAGGCCTGGTGGCTTCCGTTCACGGCGAACCGCTCGTTCAAGCAGCACCCCCGGATGATCGCCCGCGCCAAGGGCATGTACTACTACACCCCGGACGGCCGCGAGGTGATCGACGGCGCCGCCGGCCTGTGGTGCTGCAATGCGGGCCACAACCGGGACGAGATCACGGCCGCCATCCAGGCCCAGGCGCAGGAGCTCGACTATTCGCCGGCGTTCCAGTTCGGCCATGCGGGCGGCTTCACCCTCGCCTCGCGCCTCGCCCAGCTCGCCCCGGGCGACCTGAACCACGTCTTCTTCTGCAACTCGGGCTCCGAGGCCGTGGATACGGCCCTCAAGGTGGCGCTGGCCTATTGGAACGTGAAGGGCCAGGGCAGCAAGACGCGCCTGATCGGCCGCGAGCGCGGCTATCACGGCGTCGGCTTCGGCGGCATCTCGGTGGGCGGCATCGTCAAGAACCGCCAGTTCTTCGGCTCATTGCTGGCGGGCGTCGACCATCTGCCCCACACCTATAACCGCGCCGAACAGGCCTTCTCCCGCGGCGAGCCGGAATGGGGCGCGCATCTCGCCGACGAGCTGGAGCGCATCGTCACGCTCCACGACGCCTCCACCATCGCCGCCGTGATCGTCGAGCCCATGTCCGGATCCACGGGCGTTCTTGCGCCGCCGAAGGGCTATCTCCAGCGCCTGCGCCAGCTCTGCGACAAGCACAACATTCTGCTCATCTTCGATGAGGTCATCACCGGCTTCGGCCGCCTCGGCACCGCCTTTGCCGCCGAGCGCTACGGCGTCGTTCCGGACATGATCACCTTCGCGAAGGGCGTGAATTCCGGCACCGTGCCCATGGGCGGCGTGCTGGTGCGCGAGGGCCTCTACGATGCCTTCATGAACGGCCCCGAGCACGTGATCGAGCTCTTTCACGGCTACACCTATTCCGGCCACCCGCTCGCCTGCGCGGCGGCGCTCGCAAGCCAGGACATCTACCGCGACGAGAAGCTGTTCGAGCGGGCCAAAACCCTGGAGCCGGTCTGGGCCGATGCGATCCATTCCCTGAAGGGCCTGCCGAACGTGCTCGACATCCGCACCATCGGCCTCGTCGGCGCCATCGACCTCGCCTCGCGTCCCGACGCCGTCGGCAAGCGGGCCTTCGAGGCCATGGACCGCGGCTTCCAGGAATTCGGCCTGATGGTGCGCATCACCGGCGACACCATCGCCCTCTCCCCGCCGCTGATCGTCACCGAAGAGCAGATCGGCGAGATCGTCGACAAGCTTACCAAGGTGATCAAGGCGGTGGCTTAA